One Pararhizobium sp. IMCC3301 DNA segment encodes these proteins:
- a CDS encoding TRAP transporter small permease subunit, which translates to MRALADLIDRINKSVGRTVMWFALLIVLIQFVVVVMRYVFGIGSIFAQESITYLHGFLFMLAAAFTLLVDGHVRVDIFYREARPRKKAMINLFGALLLLIPVCLVILWTSFPYVVASWAVLEGSPETSGIQARYLQKTAILGFAVMMALQGVSIAIRSLLAMGGDELELDKLRLSKALPEPRERSSEERI; encoded by the coding sequence ATGCGTGCGCTCGCAGATCTGATTGACCGGATCAACAAATCGGTTGGCAGAACCGTGATGTGGTTTGCGCTTCTGATCGTCCTGATCCAGTTTGTGGTGGTGGTGATGCGCTATGTCTTCGGCATCGGCTCGATCTTTGCCCAGGAAAGCATCACCTATCTGCACGGCTTCCTGTTCATGCTTGCGGCCGCCTTCACACTCCTGGTGGATGGCCATGTGCGCGTCGATATTTTTTATCGCGAAGCGCGTCCGCGCAAAAAAGCCATGATCAATCTGTTTGGGGCCCTGCTTCTGCTGATCCCGGTCTGTCTGGTGATTTTGTGGACATCCTTTCCCTATGTGGTGGCGTCATGGGCGGTGCTGGAAGGCTCGCCGGAAACCAGCGGTATCCAGGCGCGCTACCTTCAGAAAACCGCCATACTGGGTTTTGCAGTGATGATGGCGCTGCAAGGCGTTTCCATCGCCATACGGTCGCTTCTGGCGATGGGCGGAGACGAGTTGGAGCTGGATAAATTGCGGCTGAGCAAAGCCTTGCCGGAACCGCGGGAACGGTCCAGCGAGGAGCGGATCTGA
- the ccoN gene encoding cytochrome-c oxidase, cbb3-type subunit I — MIAQLTRTERRWAVALSMALALVGLAMAAAARQGPMAVHGFMAMGLGIVLVFAVGSRYFEPEPAPERLSRYFDDPIRAGILIAMVWGVVAMAVGLWVAALMVWPEATFGQAWSSYGRIRPVHTTGVIFAFGGNALIATSFHVMQRTSRARLPDQLSPWFVLIGYNLFCLWAVTGYLMGITQSKEYAEAEWYADILLVIVWVVYFLLYLRTLARRAEPHIYVANWYYLAFILVVAMLHIVNSLALPVSFGDAKSYSLYSGVQDAMVQWWYGHNAVAFFMTSGFLGMLYYYLPIRAQRPIYSYRLSILSFWGITFFYMWVGSHHLHYTALPNWVQTLGMTFSVMLLVPSWASAGNALMTLNGAWHRVRDDATLRFMFVAAVFYGLSTFEGSFMAIRPVNALSHYTDWTVGHVHSGALGWLAMITFGAFYSVVPALWGRQRMHSSRLVEWHFWLALAGLLTYVFSLWNAGLTQGLMWRTYNETGTLNYSFIESMEAMRPYYIARFIGGALFLAGIVTGAVNIWLTVRRPSGAAADRPLAPQLAE, encoded by the coding sequence ATGATCGCCCAACTCACCAGGACCGAACGCCGATGGGCGGTGGCGCTATCGATGGCACTGGCCCTCGTCGGTCTGGCGATGGCAGCCGCTGCCCGACAAGGCCCGATGGCCGTGCACGGCTTCATGGCAATGGGCCTGGGCATCGTGCTGGTGTTTGCCGTGGGCAGCCGGTATTTCGAGCCCGAACCTGCGCCCGAGCGGCTCTCTCGTTATTTCGACGACCCGATCAGGGCAGGAATTCTGATTGCAATGGTCTGGGGCGTTGTCGCCATGGCGGTGGGACTGTGGGTCGCGGCGCTGATGGTGTGGCCGGAAGCGACCTTCGGCCAGGCCTGGTCGAGCTATGGCCGCATCCGCCCGGTGCATACAACGGGCGTGATTTTTGCCTTTGGCGGCAATGCTCTGATTGCCACATCATTCCATGTCATGCAGCGCACCTCCCGCGCGCGACTTCCCGATCAACTCAGCCCCTGGTTCGTGTTGATCGGATACAATCTGTTCTGCCTGTGGGCGGTGACCGGCTATCTCATGGGGATCACCCAGTCCAAGGAGTATGCAGAAGCCGAGTGGTATGCCGACATTCTGCTGGTGATCGTCTGGGTTGTCTATTTCCTGCTTTACCTGCGCACCCTGGCGCGCCGCGCCGAGCCGCATATCTATGTCGCCAACTGGTACTATCTCGCCTTCATTCTGGTTGTGGCGATGCTGCATATCGTCAACAGCCTTGCCCTGCCGGTGAGTTTCGGTGACGCGAAGAGTTATTCGCTCTATTCCGGCGTGCAGGATGCCATGGTGCAGTGGTGGTATGGCCACAACGCCGTTGCCTTCTTCATGACTTCCGGCTTCCTGGGTATGCTCTACTACTATCTGCCCATACGGGCGCAGCGACCGATCTATTCATACCGGCTATCGATTCTTAGTTTCTGGGGCATCACATTCTTCTACATGTGGGTGGGCTCGCACCATCTGCATTACACCGCTCTGCCAAACTGGGTGCAGACGCTGGGCATGACGTTTTCGGTGATGCTGCTGGTGCCCAGCTGGGCTTCAGCCGGCAATGCGCTAATGACACTGAACGGTGCCTGGCACAGGGTGCGCGACGACGCGACATTGCGCTTCATGTTTGTGGCTGCAGTGTTCTACGGGCTTTCCACTTTCGAGGGATCGTTCATGGCGATCCGCCCGGTCAATGCGCTGTCGCATTACACTGACTGGACCGTGGGCCACGTCCATTCCGGCGCGCTCGGCTGGCTGGCAATGATTACCTTTGGTGCCTTTTATTCGGTGGTGCCCGCGCTTTGGGGGCGGCAGCGAATGCACTCGTCCCGGCTGGTTGAATGGCACTTCTGGCTGGCGCTGGCGGGGTTGCTGACTTACGTCTTTTCGCTTTGGAACGCGGGTCTCACGCAGGGCCTCATGTGGCGGACTTACAATGAGACGGGCACACTCAACTATTCCTTCATCGAGTCGATGGAGGCGATGCGCCCCTACTATATTGCGCGGTTCATAGGTGGCGCGCTGTTTCTGGCAGGCATTGTGACCGGGGCCGTCAATATCTGGCTGACGGTGCGCAGGCCGAGCGGGGCTGCCGCCGACCGCCCGCTTGCCCCCCAGTTGGCGGAGTAG
- a CDS encoding CcoQ/FixQ family Cbb3-type cytochrome c oxidase assembly chaperone, producing MSHETFVLIAKTVGLAYLMVFFLIVLVQTYRPSRKKAADHAARSILTGEDRPWQ from the coding sequence ATGAGCCACGAGACTTTCGTCCTGATCGCCAAGACGGTGGGACTGGCCTATCTGATGGTGTTTTTTCTGATCGTGCTGGTCCAGACCTACCGGCCCTCACGCAAAAAAGCGGCTGACCATGCGGCGCGCTCTATCCTGACCGGGGAGGACCGGCCATGGCAGTGA
- a CDS encoding hemerythrin domain-containing protein, with protein sequence MQPDLPPEDSTELTHFIVTRYHQIHRTQLPEIVALAHKVERVHADHPDAPLGLGDLLQELIGTLEVHMMKEELILFPAIRNGGGPGIENPIAVMRADHDDHDSEVTRIRALTRDLTLPQGACRSWTALYGGLATFLADLDAHIRLENDVLFPRFEPAAQ encoded by the coding sequence ATGCAACCTGACCTGCCCCCCGAAGACTCAACGGAACTGACCCATTTCATCGTAACGCGTTATCATCAGATCCATCGCACTCAGCTCCCCGAGATCGTCGCATTGGCTCACAAGGTCGAGCGGGTGCACGCCGACCACCCGGACGCGCCGCTTGGCCTGGGCGATCTGCTGCAGGAACTGATCGGGACACTGGAAGTGCATATGATGAAGGAGGAACTTATCCTCTTTCCCGCGATCCGCAATGGCGGCGGGCCGGGTATCGAAAATCCGATTGCCGTCATGCGCGCCGATCATGACGACCACGATTCCGAAGTCACCCGTATCCGTGCCCTGACACGGGACCTGACCCTGCCGCAAGGTGCCTGTCGTTCATGGACTGCACTTTATGGGGGTCTGGCAACGTTTCTGGCCGATCTCGACGCTCATATCCGGCTTGAGAACGATGTGCTGTTTCCCCGCTTTGAACCCGCAGCGCAATGA
- the ccoP gene encoding cytochrome-c oxidase, cbb3-type subunit III, producing the protein MAVRERDPISGQLTTGHDWNGIKELNNPVPRIVIGFIVVTHLYALIAWVLLPTWPLGQTYTKGLLGIDQRSEVAADIARAEADRSGWMSAMATESFETIRADPVLMARAKATAAPLFGQNCQACHGIKGTGGPGFPRLADDIWIWGGSAQEIAESIRVGINSNHPDTRFAQMPAFGRDEMLTRPQIATLTDYVLTLSDGVQPGDMSEGAVLFQDNCAACHGEDARGVEGTGAPNLTDTDWLYGDDADAIRKTLIHGRQGMMPSWADRLSEAQIRMLALYLEDLSGESP; encoded by the coding sequence ATGGCAGTGAGGGAACGCGATCCCATTTCCGGTCAGCTCACCACCGGCCATGACTGGAACGGCATTAAAGAGTTGAACAATCCGGTTCCACGCATCGTGATCGGCTTTATCGTGGTGACCCATCTGTACGCGCTGATCGCGTGGGTGCTGCTGCCAACATGGCCGCTGGGACAGACCTATACCAAGGGGCTTCTCGGGATTGACCAACGCAGCGAAGTTGCCGCTGATATTGCCCGCGCCGAAGCGGACCGGTCCGGATGGATGTCTGCGATGGCGACGGAGAGCTTCGAAACAATCCGCGCAGATCCGGTGTTGATGGCACGGGCCAAGGCGACGGCGGCGCCACTCTTTGGGCAGAATTGTCAGGCCTGCCACGGCATAAAGGGCACGGGCGGCCCCGGTTTCCCGCGATTGGCCGATGACATCTGGATTTGGGGCGGCTCGGCACAGGAGATTGCGGAATCCATCCGCGTTGGGATCAACAGCAATCATCCCGACACCCGCTTTGCCCAGATGCCGGCTTTCGGCCGTGATGAGATGTTGACCCGTCCGCAGATCGCGACACTGACCGACTATGTGCTGACCCTTTCGGATGGCGTTCAACCTGGCGATATGTCCGAAGGTGCGGTGCTGTTTCAGGACAATTGCGCTGCCTGCCATGGCGAAGACGCGCGCGGGGTCGAGGGCACCGGCGCTCCGAACCTGACCGATACTGATTGGCTATATGGTGACGATGCCGACGCGATCCGCAAGACGCTCATTCACGGGCGGCAGGGTATGATGCCGTCCTGGGCAGACCGTCTGAGCGAGGCACAAATCCGGATGCTGGCGCTGTACCTGGAAGATCTTTCGGGGGAATCGCCATGA
- a CDS encoding DUF488 domain-containing protein, which yields MSATAPSIDVCRVHDAESAAGARLLVDRLWPRGVSKATLRLDEWIRDAAPSEELRRWFNHEPAKWHAFRKRYIVELDMNPQAVARCLEWCAKGPMTLLFAAHDIEHNNAIVLRDYLIGQGQKDRHCTTR from the coding sequence ATGAGTGCAACCGCGCCATCTATCGACGTCTGCCGGGTCCATGATGCGGAGAGCGCTGCCGGCGCACGGCTGCTGGTAGATCGTCTGTGGCCGCGTGGTGTGTCGAAGGCAACGCTCCGACTTGATGAGTGGATCAGGGATGCGGCACCCAGCGAAGAATTGCGCCGCTGGTTCAATCACGAACCGGCGAAATGGCATGCTTTCCGCAAGCGCTATATCGTCGAGTTGGACATGAACCCGCAGGCAGTTGCACGTTGTCTGGAGTGGTGCGCGAAAGGACCGATGACGTTGCTCTTCGCAGCGCACGACATCGAGCATAACAATGCCATCGTGTTACGTGATTATCTGATCGGACAAGGGCAGAAGGATCGACACTGCACGACCCGCTGA
- a CDS encoding carboxymuconolactone decarboxylase family protein, with protein MPDISMPKATRAHTEKRHALAPGPDDAFRAFGKAVFAEGALDRHTKQLIAVALAHVTQCPWCIESHVKAAQREGATGAQIMEAIWIAAEMRAGAAFAHSIKALELIGDDETGMTAE; from the coding sequence ATGCCTGATATCTCCATGCCGAAAGCCACCCGTGCCCATACCGAAAAGCGCCACGCCCTGGCTCCGGGGCCGGACGACGCCTTCCGCGCCTTTGGCAAGGCAGTCTTTGCCGAAGGTGCGCTTGACCGGCACACCAAGCAGTTGATTGCGGTGGCGCTCGCCCATGTCACGCAATGCCCCTGGTGCATCGAGAGCCATGTCAAGGCGGCTCAGCGCGAGGGCGCGACCGGCGCCCAGATCATGGAGGCGATCTGGATCGCTGCCGAGATGCGTGCGGGAGCAGCTTTTGCCCATTCGATCAAGGCACTGGAACTGATCGGCGACGATGAAACGGGCATGACGGCAGAATGA
- a CDS encoding Rrf2 family transcriptional regulator — MRLTSFTDFGLRALMRMASAPDRAFSTAELAEEFALSRNHLTKIMAALAQAGIATTRRGAGGGAMLARSPDEIRLGDVVRILETGQPLVECFAASGGDCSITGCCRLKTRLQAAEIAFLADLDRSTLADVALPVSAVPAGKNYSWDIQSPSARSIG, encoded by the coding sequence ATGCGCCTCACATCATTTACTGATTTCGGCCTGCGCGCGCTGATGCGCATGGCCTCGGCCCCGGATCGGGCCTTTTCGACCGCCGAACTGGCAGAGGAATTCGCATTGTCACGCAATCATCTGACCAAAATCATGGCCGCGCTGGCGCAAGCAGGCATCGCAACCACACGGCGCGGAGCCGGTGGCGGCGCGATGCTGGCGCGATCGCCTGACGAAATCCGGCTGGGCGACGTTGTGCGAATACTGGAAACGGGGCAGCCTCTGGTCGAATGTTTCGCGGCTTCGGGCGGCGATTGTAGCATCACCGGATGCTGCCGGCTCAAGACGCGTCTGCAGGCAGCTGAAATAGCCTTTCTCGCCGATCTTGATCGCTCGACACTGGCGGATGTTGCCTTGCCGGTGTCCGCAGTGCCAGCAGGGAAAAATTATTCCTGGGACATTCAATCACCTTCCGCACGGAGCATCGGATGA
- a CDS encoding mandelate racemase/muconate lactonizing enzyme family protein, producing the protein MSRTIDIDAIELISLRVSPRSEWLFLKVTSSDGLHGVGEATMEGHELAVKAAIKSLAERICGHPEPDDDDVAQLLVKAAGDSHAFTAVSAFEQALWDIRGKRRDLSVAALFGGALQDCRLYANINRGIYERTPEGFARTAQDAIAAGFTAVKIAPFDDLDWTCGPAQDGRSYYDAGLARIAACRAALGEKIALSIDCHWRFDPETACQLVADVRDYGLFWIECPIAETRDAISDIRKIRQKCNAQGVLLAGLESLNGRNAFADFLVAEAVDVIMPDVKYAGGLSECQKIARLADEYGVFCCLHNPTGPVCHAASLQLASTLPNCPLLEYQFNETPLFHDIVGAPFPPLVDGCAALPPGPGLGIELNRDLEAISSAD; encoded by the coding sequence ATGAGCAGAACTATTGATATTGACGCGATCGAGTTGATCTCGCTCCGCGTGTCACCCAGGTCTGAATGGCTGTTTCTCAAAGTCACTTCGAGTGATGGGCTCCATGGCGTGGGCGAAGCCACTATGGAAGGTCACGAGCTGGCTGTGAAGGCGGCTATCAAATCACTGGCCGAGCGCATTTGCGGGCACCCTGAACCAGACGATGACGACGTTGCGCAACTCCTCGTCAAAGCGGCGGGTGACAGTCATGCGTTTACTGCCGTGTCAGCTTTCGAACAGGCCCTTTGGGATATCAGAGGCAAGCGCCGTGATCTGTCTGTCGCGGCTCTGTTTGGCGGAGCCCTTCAGGATTGCCGTCTCTATGCAAACATCAATCGCGGGATTTATGAACGCACGCCCGAGGGTTTTGCCCGGACGGCACAAGACGCAATCGCGGCAGGTTTTACTGCCGTAAAAATTGCCCCTTTTGACGATCTGGACTGGACCTGTGGCCCGGCACAAGATGGGCGATCCTATTACGACGCGGGTCTTGCACGTATCGCGGCCTGCAGGGCGGCACTTGGTGAAAAAATCGCTCTGTCAATTGACTGCCATTGGCGCTTTGATCCTGAAACAGCATGTCAGCTAGTTGCCGATGTGCGTGACTATGGATTGTTCTGGATTGAATGTCCCATTGCAGAAACCCGTGACGCGATTTCGGACATCCGGAAAATTCGTCAGAAATGTAATGCGCAAGGCGTGTTGCTTGCAGGGCTGGAATCGTTGAATGGGCGAAACGCCTTCGCTGATTTTCTGGTTGCCGAGGCCGTTGATGTCATCATGCCGGACGTCAAATATGCCGGTGGACTTTCCGAGTGTCAGAAAATTGCTCGACTGGCGGATGAGTATGGCGTGTTCTGTTGCCTCCATAATCCGACTGGGCCGGTTTGCCATGCCGCAAGTCTTCAGCTCGCATCAACGCTGCCAAACTGTCCCTTACTGGAATATCAATTCAACGAGACGCCACTTTTCCACGATATTGTCGGCGCGCCATTTCCACCGCTGGTTGATGGATGCGCCGCACTTCCGCCAGGGCCTGGACTTGGAATCGAACTTAATCGCGATCTGGAAGCAATCAGCTCGGCAGATTGA
- a CDS encoding TRAP transporter substrate-binding protein: MDRRSFIKSAGLVTAGGAVATALSTPAISQDMRELKMVTTWPKNFPGLGTGAQRVADRITAASGGRITIKLYAAGELVPPFESFDAVSSGTADMYHAAEYYWQGKHKAFNYFTAVPMGLTANELDAWVNFGGGQELWDELASEFGLKSLMAGNTGVQMGGWFRKEINSLEDMKGLKMRMPGLGGEVLRRIGATAVALPGGEIFPSLQSGAIDATEWVGPWNDLAFGFYKVAKFYYWPGFHEPGSGLAVGMNKRIWESFNAADQALIAACCAQENNTMYSEYNAKNGAALAELTGKHGVQLREFPEEVFAGFAKYSEEVLDETADTDIGRRVLDSFRKARTEIGSWGSIAEQAYVTARMKSLG; the protein is encoded by the coding sequence CTGGATCGTCGATCTTTTATCAAATCCGCTGGCCTGGTGACAGCCGGGGGCGCTGTCGCGACAGCGTTGTCAACGCCCGCGATTTCCCAGGACATGCGCGAGTTGAAAATGGTCACGACCTGGCCAAAAAACTTTCCCGGTCTTGGCACAGGTGCGCAGCGGGTTGCCGATCGCATCACCGCCGCTTCGGGTGGGCGCATCACGATCAAGCTATATGCTGCCGGGGAACTGGTGCCGCCGTTTGAAAGCTTTGACGCCGTGTCCAGTGGAACCGCTGACATGTATCATGCTGCGGAATATTACTGGCAGGGCAAACACAAGGCCTTCAATTATTTCACTGCGGTGCCGATGGGTCTGACAGCCAATGAGCTGGACGCCTGGGTGAATTTCGGCGGTGGCCAGGAATTATGGGATGAACTGGCGTCAGAATTCGGCCTGAAATCCCTGATGGCCGGCAATACCGGTGTTCAGATGGGGGGCTGGTTCCGCAAGGAAATCAATTCGCTGGAAGACATGAAGGGCCTGAAAATGCGCATGCCGGGCCTTGGCGGAGAAGTGCTGCGCCGCATTGGCGCCACGGCTGTGGCCCTGCCGGGCGGCGAGATTTTCCCGTCCCTGCAATCCGGTGCGATTGACGCAACGGAATGGGTCGGCCCGTGGAATGATCTGGCCTTCGGCTTTTACAAGGTGGCCAAATTCTACTACTGGCCCGGTTTCCATGAGCCAGGCTCAGGTCTTGCCGTCGGCATGAATAAACGCATCTGGGAGTCCTTTAACGCAGCCGATCAGGCGCTGATTGCAGCTTGCTGTGCCCAGGAAAACAACACCATGTATTCCGAGTACAATGCCAAAAACGGTGCAGCTTTGGCTGAATTGACCGGTAAGCATGGCGTTCAGTTGCGTGAATTCCCGGAAGAGGTTTTTGCCGGGTTTGCCAAATACTCGGAAGAAGTGCTCGACGAAACCGCAGATACTGATATTGGCCGCCGAGTGCTGGATAGCTTCCGCAAAGCGCGGACCGAAATCGGCTCATGGGGCTCGATTGCCGAGCAGGCCTACGTTACGGCGCGGATGAAATCTCTTGGCTAG
- a CDS encoding TRAP transporter large permease subunit, whose product MEVSIAQSLDLLMFGVVCIVLLMGFPVAFTLAGTGLVFALIGFVLGVFDPTFLLAVPSRLFGIMTNEVLIAVPLFVFMGVMLERSKVAEELLDTMGKLFGTLRGGLGLSVSIVGALLAASTGIVGATVVTMGLLSLPTMLERGYSKRLACGTIAASGTLGQIIPPSIVLVILGDQLSNAYQKAQLDMGIFSPDTVSVGDLFAGALIPGLMLVGMYMLYQIAMAILKPESSPAMPPEAGEHVTIDKIFHALVPPIVLIIAVLGSILGGIATPTEAAAVGAVGSIFLAGLRVGKGNPWPIYLAALALVAVLFLTANVDLRVARNEISDFDQMAIYGAIGCVLILTFGVLVALLRVFRAGVLTEVVSGTTHVTTMVFVILIGASIFSLIFRGLGGEELVHELLRDIPGGTIGAILAVMLLMFVLGFFLDFLEIVFVVVPLVAPILLQLQMPNGDPVSPVWLGIMMAVNLQTSFLTPPFGFALFYLRGVAPPSVKTSDIYLGAVPFVLIQMFALVVLWYLPSLATWLPLVVYGP is encoded by the coding sequence ATGGAAGTATCGATTGCCCAATCGCTGGATCTCCTCATGTTCGGCGTGGTCTGCATTGTTCTGCTGATGGGCTTCCCTGTGGCTTTCACACTGGCCGGAACGGGTCTTGTGTTTGCCCTGATCGGATTTGTGCTGGGTGTTTTCGACCCGACTTTCCTGCTCGCCGTGCCGTCCCGCCTGTTCGGCATCATGACCAATGAAGTTCTGATTGCCGTGCCACTGTTCGTATTTATGGGTGTCATGCTGGAGCGCTCCAAGGTTGCTGAAGAACTGCTGGATACCATGGGTAAGCTGTTCGGCACCTTGCGCGGCGGGCTTGGCCTTTCGGTGTCCATTGTCGGTGCCCTGCTGGCCGCATCCACCGGCATCGTTGGAGCCACCGTTGTGACAATGGGACTGCTGTCGCTGCCGACCATGCTGGAACGGGGTTATTCCAAGCGCCTGGCCTGCGGAACGATCGCCGCGTCAGGGACACTCGGGCAGATTATTCCGCCCTCCATTGTTCTGGTTATCCTGGGCGACCAGCTGTCCAATGCCTATCAGAAAGCCCAACTGGACATGGGTATTTTCTCGCCCGACACCGTGTCGGTCGGTGATCTGTTTGCCGGAGCATTAATCCCCGGACTGATGCTGGTCGGGATGTATATGCTGTATCAGATTGCAATGGCGATCCTGAAACCGGAAAGCTCTCCGGCAATGCCTCCGGAAGCCGGTGAACACGTCACTATCGACAAGATATTTCACGCATTGGTGCCACCGATTGTGCTCATCATTGCAGTGCTCGGATCGATTTTGGGAGGTATTGCAACGCCCACGGAAGCCGCCGCAGTGGGGGCCGTCGGCTCGATCTTCCTGGCCGGGCTTCGTGTTGGAAAGGGAAATCCCTGGCCGATCTATCTGGCCGCGCTGGCGCTGGTGGCGGTGCTGTTTCTAACTGCCAATGTGGATTTGCGGGTCGCCCGTAACGAAATTTCGGATTTCGATCAAATGGCGATCTATGGAGCGATCGGCTGTGTGCTGATCCTGACCTTCGGTGTTCTGGTTGCGCTGTTGCGGGTGTTCCGCGCCGGGGTGCTGACCGAAGTGGTATCGGGAACCACCCATGTGACAACCATGGTGTTCGTAATTCTGATCGGGGCGTCGATATTCTCCCTGATCTTTCGCGGTCTGGGCGGTGAAGAACTGGTTCATGAATTGTTGCGTGATATTCCCGGCGGCACGATTGGCGCCATTCTGGCGGTTATGCTGCTGATGTTCGTTCTGGGGTTCTTTCTGGATTTTCTGGAAATCGTGTTTGTCGTAGTGCCTCTCGTGGCTCCGATCCTGCTGCAACTGCAAATGCCGAATGGTGATCCGGTGAGCCCGGTCTGGCTGGGTATCATGATGGCGGTTAATCTGCAGACTTCATTCCTGACGCCGCCTTTCGGCTTTGCGCTGTTCTATCTGCGCGGTGTGGCGCCGCCCAGCGTCAAGACATCGGATATTTATCTCGGTGCGGTGCCGTTTGTCCTGATCCAGATGTTTGCGCTGGTGGTCCTGTGGTATCTGCCAAGTCTGGCGACATGGCTGCCGCTGGTGGTTTACGGTCCCTAG
- the ccoO gene encoding cytochrome-c oxidase, cbb3-type subunit II encodes MPIFKLHYNLEKHPIGLVLAIILAASVGGVIEIAPLFTIDETVETTDDMRLYTPLELAGRNIYIREGCYACHSQMIRTLRDEVERYGPYSLAAESQYDHPMLWGSKRTGPDLARIGGKYSDDWHVAHLINPRAVVSSSIMAAYPWLAESQLAVDDLDAHLTALRRLGVPYTDEMIANAGSDALGQATPDSDRTEGIVARYGEATSIRNFDADRRLTEMDALVAYLQVLGQLTQAPYQTEGRAEP; translated from the coding sequence ATGCCAATCTTCAAGCTCCACTACAACCTCGAAAAGCACCCCATCGGGCTGGTGCTTGCAATCATCCTCGCGGCAAGCGTGGGTGGCGTGATCGAGATCGCGCCACTCTTCACAATCGATGAGACAGTGGAAACCACAGATGACATGCGCCTCTACACGCCCCTGGAACTCGCCGGGCGCAACATCTACATCCGTGAAGGCTGCTATGCATGTCACAGCCAGATGATACGCACGCTGCGCGACGAAGTGGAACGCTACGGCCCCTATTCACTGGCGGCAGAATCGCAATACGACCATCCGATGCTGTGGGGCTCAAAACGCACCGGGCCGGATCTGGCACGCATCGGTGGCAAGTATTCCGACGACTGGCATGTGGCGCATTTGATCAATCCGCGTGCGGTGGTGTCCTCCTCGATCATGGCAGCCTATCCGTGGCTGGCTGAATCCCAGCTTGCTGTCGACGATCTGGATGCCCACCTTACCGCGTTGCGGCGGCTTGGTGTGCCCTACACAGACGAGATGATTGCCAATGCCGGCAGCGATGCTCTGGGCCAGGCCACCCCGGATTCCGACAGGACCGAGGGGATAGTCGCACGTTATGGCGAGGCAACCAGTATCCGCAACTTCGACGCCGACAGGCGGCTGACCGAGATGGACGCGCTGGTTGCCTATCTTCAGGTGCTTGGTCAACTGACGCAGGCTCCCTACCAAACCGAAGGCAGGGCAGAGCCATGA
- a CDS encoding LysR family transcriptional regulator: MKNEFLRSVERFVAVAESGSIQRAAKTLNISQPSLTHSVAKIEEGFEIRLFHRSTRGVVLTPAGELLYPRAKAILSEGGMAVREISDLKEGQIGRFHIRAGVSWGYCFMPEIMANLKHSFPELDIHFNIGNTSEAFPQMEAGEIDAIIGQILDHEESLAGIECTELGTIKSVLVCGNAHPLASKQKVSIEDIAGQLFIAYEPDVDMPNSPLAQMAGNSKANIDIAMRTRSPHAALEMVSSGNFLTVLSNPFVQKYKFPSLKILPTDFLNHEMRTGIYFRQTLVLTDPFRQLMRDLRKAARSINLPS; the protein is encoded by the coding sequence ATGAAGAACGAGTTTTTGCGCTCGGTTGAGCGATTTGTTGCGGTTGCCGAGTCTGGTTCGATCCAGAGAGCAGCCAAAACGTTGAATATTTCACAGCCCTCTTTGACCCATTCGGTCGCCAAGATCGAAGAGGGCTTCGAGATTCGCTTATTTCATCGCTCCACACGTGGCGTTGTCCTGACACCGGCAGGGGAACTTCTTTATCCGCGCGCCAAAGCTATCCTTTCAGAAGGAGGGATGGCCGTTCGCGAAATTAGTGATTTGAAAGAAGGCCAGATTGGAAGATTTCATATCCGGGCCGGCGTATCCTGGGGCTACTGTTTTATGCCTGAAATTATGGCCAATTTGAAACACAGCTTTCCTGAGCTTGATATCCATTTCAATATCGGAAACACGTCTGAGGCATTTCCGCAGATGGAAGCCGGTGAAATCGATGCGATTATCGGCCAGATCCTCGATCATGAAGAAAGTTTGGCAGGTATCGAATGTACCGAACTCGGCACCATTAAATCTGTTCTGGTGTGTGGTAACGCACACCCGTTGGCGTCGAAGCAAAAAGTCTCCATTGAAGACATCGCCGGCCAATTATTTATCGCCTATGAACCCGATGTCGACATGCCAAACAGCCCTCTTGCGCAGATGGCAGGAAATTCCAAAGCCAACATAGATATTGCGATGCGCACGCGCTCGCCTCATGCTGCGCTGGAAATGGTCTCATCCGGAAATTTCCTGACAGTACTGTCGAATCCGTTCGTGCAAAAATACAAATTCCCGTCCCTGAAAATTTTGCCGACGGATTTTCTGAACCATGAGATGCGGACAGGTATTTATTTTCGTCAGACATTGGTCCTGACAGATCCGTTTCGGCAGTTAATGCGGGACTTGAGAAAAGCGGCACGCAGCATCAATCTGCCGAGCTGA